From Patescibacteria group bacterium, the proteins below share one genomic window:
- a CDS encoding helix-turn-helix domain-containing protein, whose amino-acid sequence MAKKRKQSLKPLEAIKRLLILNAMLNGAESKDIAEILEISKRRVQQIVPIKEIKKKKKS is encoded by the coding sequence ATGGCTAAGAAAAGGAAACAATCACTAAAACCACTGGAAGCGATTAAAAGGCTTCTAATTTTGAATGCAATGTTGAACGGGGCTGAATCAAAGGATATTGCAGAGATTTTAGAGATTAGCAAGAGAAGAGTTCAGCAAATTGTTCCAATTAAGGAAATAAAAAAGAAAAAGAAGTCATGA
- a CDS encoding winged helix-turn-helix transcriptional regulator — protein MNEEFIKEIIALKSVLNQVLSLYKLTHADQIEAAKEKALASGPRKKVYNLCDGKKGVTEIAKILRVKQPTVTHHLTTLSELGFITSETRKGKKYFFKLI, from the coding sequence ATGAACGAAGAATTTATAAAAGAAATAATAGCTTTAAAGTCTGTTCTTAACCAAGTCCTCTCTCTCTATAAGCTAACACACGCTGATCAAATAGAAGCTGCTAAAGAGAAAGCATTAGCTAGTGGGCCTAGAAAAAAAGTCTATAATTTATGTGATGGCAAAAAAGGTGTTACTGAAATTGCTAAAATCCTCAGGGTCAAACAGCCAACAGTTACCCACCACTTAACAACACTCTCTGAGTTAGGTTTTATCACAAGTGAAACCAGAAAAGGCAAAAAATATTTTTTTAAATTGATTTAA
- a CDS encoding 2'-5' RNA ligase family protein, protein MKNKIFLRNKNNPIPEFNDLSLNFWISPPLKEKISEIAQLLREKFPNQDYVPQDMYHCTVKSCGLLRKQIQESVIPDVIKKTKEALVGFQPFEVELKGFSQFPNNIFVQVFSPDDKLFELHKRLNNAIPFSEYPEFEGNNYMPHVAVIYFYEEPTELFETIKKNYQEISFGKMLVSQINIIKGGLPPDGHRVDVLETFKLGI, encoded by the coding sequence ATGAAAAATAAGATATTTCTAAGAAATAAGAATAATCCTATTCCAGAATTCAATGATTTATCTCTTAATTTTTGGATTTCACCTCCTTTAAAAGAGAAAATCAGTGAAATTGCCCAACTTCTGAGAGAAAAATTTCCGAATCAAGATTATGTACCTCAGGATATGTATCACTGCACTGTTAAATCCTGTGGTTTGTTGAGAAAACAGATTCAAGAATCTGTAATACCAGATGTTATTAAAAAAACTAAAGAAGCATTGGTTGGATTTCAACCATTTGAGGTAGAACTTAAAGGATTTAGTCAATTTCCCAATAATATATTTGTGCAGGTTTTTTCTCCTGACGACAAACTCTTTGAGTTACATAAGCGATTAAACAATGCAATTCCTTTTAGCGAGTATCCCGAATTTGAGGGAAATAATTATATGCCCCACGTTGCAGTAATTTATTTCTACGAAGAGCCTACTGAATTATTTGAAACCATCAAGAAAAACTACCAAGAAATTTCGTTTGGGAAAATGCTTGTCAGTCAAATCAATATAATTAAAGGTGGATTACCGCCCGATGGTCATAGAGTGGATGTGCTTGAGACCTTTAAGTTGGGTATATAA
- a CDS encoding ABC transporter permease has translation MFVLIKRIFKSGWLNFKRNSGLSLATIFIMLIVISLATSLFISQKATRFLILSLQEKVDISVYFKEDSPEEDILELKDEISKIPEVKNIEYVSRTEALERFTQRHKDNPLLMASLVEVENPFLAALNIKAWEATQYGIVANFLEDNSSENLIEKVDYYQRKPVIERIFSITSGINKAGIGASLIFGILAILIAFNTIKLAIYNSREEIEIQRLVGASNRFIRGPFLIQGVISGFLATLICLLIFLPLCYFLSPKLEILIPGLNIYSFFVSNFWTLLLIQILTGIGLGVISSIIAIRRYLEV, from the coding sequence ATGTTTGTACTAATTAAAAGAATATTTAAATCTGGTTGGTTAAATTTTAAAAGGAATAGCGGATTATCTTTGGCTACTATTTTTATTATGTTGATTGTTATTTCTTTGGCCACCTCCCTTTTTATTTCACAAAAAGCGACTCGATTTTTGATTTTGAGCCTTCAAGAAAAAGTTGATATTTCAGTTTATTTTAAAGAAGATTCTCCAGAAGAAGATATTTTAGAACTAAAGGACGAAATTTCTAAGATTCCAGAAGTAAAGAATATAGAATATGTTTCTCGAACTGAGGCTTTAGAAAGATTTACTCAGAGGCACAAAGATAATCCTTTGTTAATGGCCTCTTTGGTTGAGGTTGAAAACCCCTTTTTAGCTGCCTTAAATATTAAAGCCTGGGAAGCCACTCAATACGGAATTGTCGCAAATTTTTTAGAAGACAATTCCTCTGAAAATCTAATTGAAAAAGTTGATTATTATCAAAGAAAACCAGTCATTGAAAGAATTTTCTCAATAACCTCCGGGATTAACAAAGCGGGAATTGGAGCCAGTTTGATTTTTGGGATATTGGCCATTTTAATTGCCTTTAATACCATTAAATTAGCAATTTATAACTCAAGAGAGGAAATTGAAATTCAGAGATTAGTTGGTGCCTCAAATCGGTTTATCAGAGGACCCTTTTTAATCCAGGGAGTAATTTCTGGTTTTCTCGCTACTCTAATTTGCCTTTTAATTTTTCTTCCTCTTTGCTATTTTTTAAGTCCAAAACTGGAAATTCTCATTCCCGGTTTAAATATTTACAGTTTCTTTGTCAGTAATTTCTGGACATTGCTTTTAATTCAGATTTTAACCGGAATAGGATTAGGGGTAATTTCCAGTATAATTGCTATCAGGAGATATTTAGAAGTATAA
- the ftsE gene encoding cell division ATP-binding protein FtsE, with protein sequence MIKFQNITKVYPPNTIALEDISFEVAKKEFVSIVGRSGAGKTTLFKLLLAEERPTKGRVFFDKNDVHRIERGDLPQLRRRIGTVFQDYKLLPSKTTYENIAYTLEVIGATDEEIARQVPEVLEIVGLTDRADNFPAELSQGERQRTALARAFIHRPDVILADEPTGNLDPYHASDIIRLLLRIQELGTTVILATHNKEIINILRKRVITLEEGRIIRDKEKGRFIL encoded by the coding sequence ATGATTAAATTTCAGAATATTACTAAAGTCTATCCTCCAAATACTATTGCCTTAGAGGATATCTCTTTTGAAGTAGCAAAAAAAGAGTTTGTTTCAATTGTCGGAAGATCGGGGGCTGGTAAAACAACTTTGTTTAAATTACTCCTAGCCGAAGAAAGACCAACTAAAGGAAGAGTTTTTTTTGATAAAAACGATGTTCATAGAATAGAAAGAGGTGATCTTCCTCAACTAAGGCGAAGAATTGGGACAGTTTTCCAGGATTATAAACTTCTACCTTCAAAAACAACTTATGAAAATATTGCCTATACTTTAGAAGTAATTGGGGCAACAGACGAGGAAATTGCCCGTCAGGTTCCTGAAGTTTTGGAAATTGTTGGATTGACTGATCGGGCCGATAATTTCCCAGCTGAACTTTCCCAGGGAGAGCGTCAAAGAACAGCCCTTGCTCGGGCTTTTATCCATCGACCTGATGTTATTTTAGCCGATGAACCAACTGGTAATTTAGATCCCTATCACGCCTCAGACATTATTAGACTTTTATTGAGAATTCAGGAATTGGGAACTACTGTTATTTTAGCCACCCATAATAAGGAAATAATTAATATCTTAAGGAAAAGGGTAATAACCCTGGAGGAGGGAAGAATAATTAGGGATAAAGAAAAAGGCCGATTCATTCTGTAG
- the prfB gene encoding peptide chain release factor 2: MREFKKESQKADFWKEKVRATEISQELAHISNEVKKWDQILRELKGLSALLKEKDFKELEIQKRIQILETKIKKEELRIFLSGKYDKGSATLQIMAGAGGQDAQDWATMLLRMYQRYCLVSGYKTKILDQSFGQGGGPEGRIGTKSATLEIKGPYAFGFLKKETGVHRLVRISPFSPKSLRHTSFALVEVLPEIGKVEEQNIKIKQDDLKLETFRASGPGGQYVNRRESAVRITHLPTKITVSCQGERLQGLNREKAMKVLYAKLLQLKAKKQKKELKEIKGSLISASWGNQIRSYVLHPYKLVKDLRTKIETSDVEGVLDGNLDKFIEAQIKLND, translated from the coding sequence ATTAGAGAATTTAAAAAAGAATCTCAAAAAGCCGATTTTTGGAAAGAAAAAGTTAGGGCAACTGAAATTAGTCAAGAATTGGCTCACATTTCTAATGAGGTAAAAAAATGGGATCAGATATTAAGGGAACTAAAAGGATTGAGTGCTTTACTTAAGGAGAAAGATTTTAAAGAATTAGAGATACAAAAAAGAATTCAGATTTTAGAAACTAAAATTAAAAAGGAAGAACTGAGAATCTTTCTTTCTGGAAAATATGACAAGGGAAGTGCGACTTTACAGATAATGGCCGGGGCAGGTGGACAGGATGCTCAAGATTGGGCAACAATGTTACTTAGAATGTATCAAAGGTATTGCCTGGTTTCGGGGTATAAAACAAAAATTTTAGACCAATCCTTTGGTCAAGGAGGTGGTCCAGAAGGAAGAATTGGGACAAAATCAGCCACTCTAGAGATTAAAGGACCTTATGCCTTCGGTTTCCTTAAAAAAGAAACTGGAGTTCACAGACTTGTTAGAATTTCTCCCTTTTCTCCAAAGAGCCTTCGTCATACCTCTTTTGCCCTAGTTGAAGTTTTGCCCGAGATTGGAAAAGTTGAGGAACAGAATATTAAAATTAAACAGGATGATCTAAAATTAGAAACTTTTAGAGCTTCAGGTCCTGGTGGTCAGTATGTGAACAGGAGAGAATCGGCAGTTAGAATCACCCATTTACCAACTAAAATTACTGTTTCCTGTCAAGGCGAAAGACTCCAGGGACTAAATCGAGAAAAGGCAATGAAGGTTTTATATGCTAAACTTCTTCAACTGAAAGCAAAAAAACAAAAAAAAGAGTTAAAAGAAATCAAAGGTAGTCTAATTTCGGCTAGCTGGGGAAATCAAATTAGATCTTATGTTTTACATCCTTATAAACTTGTCAAAGATCTCAGAACCAAAATAGAAACATCTGACGTTGAAGGGGTTTTGGATGGTAATTTAGATAAATTTATTGAAGCCCAAATAAAATTAAATGATTAA
- a CDS encoding septum formation initiator family protein: protein MIAKSKKFKRKRLYKKVLFTIFSTLFALGIIAFLLLSNSRINQRKRELTSQIERLKEEIQTLEKKNEELKAGIFQISDESYLEKVAREKFLLKKEGEEVVVISPSGETEEEKTEEPKSLWQKILEKLEKLKF from the coding sequence ATGATAGCAAAATCAAAGAAATTTAAAAGGAAGCGCCTTTATAAGAAAGTCCTTTTTACTATTTTTTCAACCCTTTTCGCCTTAGGAATAATCGCCTTTTTACTCCTTTCTAATTCAAGAATAAATCAAAGAAAGAGAGAACTTACCTCCCAAATTGAGCGCTTAAAAGAAGAAATCCAAACTCTAGAGAAAAAAAATGAGGAATTAAAAGCTGGAATTTTTCAGATTTCAGATGAAAGCTATTTAGAAAAAGTGGCCAGAGAAAAGTTTTTACTCAAAAAAGAAGGAGAAGAGGTAGTAGTTATTTCGCCATCAGGAGAAACAGAGGAAGAAAAAACCGAGGAGCCAAAAAGCCTCTGGCAGAAAATTTTAGAAAAGTTAGAAAAGTTAAAATTTTAA
- the lepA gene encoding translation elongation factor 4: MRDQSFIRNFCIISHINHGKSTLADRFLELTETVDKKEMRPQYLDTMDLERGKGITIKMHPVRMNYTLVAKPYTLNLIDTPGHVDFSYEVSRSLAAVEGAILLIDATQGIQAQTLANLDLAKKQNLVILPVVNKIDLSNARIKETTEEMANLLGIEKKEVMKISAKYGTNTPEILKTTIEKIPSPGGDIKGPLRALIFDSKYDPYKGVICFVRIVDGKIKNGQNLYLLAGKIEGKVKELGFFGPQFLPQEELKTGEIGYIATGIKEPGRVRVGDTITSHSVAQSLSHSVKSLPGYLEPKPMIFASFYPENPDDFNLLKEALMKLKLNDASLIFEPERKEGLGRGYLCGFLGSLHIEIVAERLKREFDLNLVISTPSVVYKIIKKNNETFFVYSPSDWPNPSVIKEIQEPWVRLEIITPSGYLGRVLEIVEKLEGNYIEKKYFSQDRLLLIYEVPLREIIVGFYDQLKGQSQGFASMNYEILGYRPADLIKLEILIAGKKEEVFSKIVPKNRTLEEGKKIVKKLKEILPSQLFSVALQAAVGGKIIARETIKARRKDVTAPLYGGDYTRKRKLLEKQKKGKKKLKEIGGVRIPTKVFLEIFKA; encoded by the coding sequence ATGAGAGATCAATCTTTTATCAGAAATTTCTGTATTATCTCACACATAAATCACGGTAAGTCAACTTTGGCTGATCGCTTTTTAGAGTTGACAGAGACCGTAGATAAAAAAGAAATGAGGCCACAATATCTCGATACAATGGATTTAGAAAGAGGCAAAGGCATTACAATAAAAATGCATCCCGTAAGAATGAATTATACCCTAGTAGCTAAACCCTATACCCTGAACTTGATTGATACCCCTGGCCACGTTGATTTCTCTTACGAAGTTTCTCGTTCTTTGGCAGCGGTTGAAGGAGCAATTTTATTAATTGACGCTACTCAGGGAATTCAGGCCCAGACATTGGCAAACTTAGATTTGGCTAAAAAGCAAAATTTAGTGATTCTACCAGTGGTTAATAAAATTGACCTCTCTAATGCTCGAATTAAGGAAACAACTGAGGAAATGGCTAACCTTTTGGGTATAGAAAAAAAAGAGGTTATGAAAATTTCAGCCAAATACGGAACCAACACCCCAGAGATTTTAAAAACGACAATTGAAAAAATTCCCTCTCCAGGAGGCGATATAAAAGGGCCCTTGCGGGCTCTAATTTTTGATTCAAAATACGATCCTTATAAGGGAGTAATCTGTTTTGTCCGAATAGTTGATGGCAAGATTAAAAATGGACAAAACCTTTATTTATTGGCTGGAAAGATAGAGGGTAAAGTAAAAGAGCTAGGTTTCTTTGGACCTCAATTCTTACCTCAGGAAGAGTTAAAGACAGGTGAAATTGGTTATATTGCTACTGGAATTAAAGAACCGGGAAGGGTAAGGGTAGGGGATACCATTACCAGTCACTCAGTCGCTCAGTCACTCAGTCACTCAGTGAAGTCATTACCTGGTTATTTGGAGCCTAAACCCATGATTTTTGCTAGTTTTTATCCAGAAAATCCTGATGATTTTAATCTTTTAAAAGAAGCTTTGATGAAATTGAAATTGAACGATGCCTCTCTTATTTTTGAACCAGAAAGAAAAGAGGGTCTCGGTCGAGGATATCTTTGTGGATTTTTAGGTTCCCTCCATATCGAAATTGTCGCTGAGAGATTAAAAAGAGAATTTGACTTGAATTTGGTAATTTCCACCCCCTCAGTGGTTTATAAAATTATCAAAAAAAATAATGAAACATTTTTTGTTTATTCCCCCAGTGATTGGCCCAACCCTTCAGTTATAAAAGAAATTCAAGAACCCTGGGTAAGATTAGAAATTATTACCCCATCGGGTTATCTTGGCCGAGTTTTAGAAATCGTCGAAAAATTGGAAGGAAATTACATTGAAAAAAAGTATTTCAGCCAGGATCGATTACTTCTAATTTACGAGGTCCCTTTAAGAGAAATTATTGTCGGATTTTATGATCAACTTAAAGGGCAAAGTCAGGGTTTTGCCTCAATGAATTATGAAATTTTAGGCTATCGGCCGGCAGATTTAATAAAACTTGAAATTTTAATTGCTGGGAAAAAAGAAGAGGTTTTTTCAAAAATCGTTCCAAAAAATAGGACCCTTGAAGAAGGAAAAAAGATTGTTAAAAAATTAAAAGAAATTTTGCCTTCCCAACTTTTTTCTGTTGCCCTCCAGGCAGCAGTTGGCGGAAAAATTATTGCCCGGGAAACAATAAAAGCTAGGAGAAAAGACGTTACCGCTCCTCTTTATGGTGGTGATTACACTCGGAAGCGAAAGCTTCTAGAAAAACAAAAAAAAGGCAAGAAAAAATTAAAAGAAATTGGAGGGGTAAGAATTCCTACAAAGGTATTTTTAGAAATATTTAAGGCCTAA
- the murJ gene encoding murein biosynthesis integral membrane protein MurJ, with the protein MFNRIFNSQTKTVTFAAILIGLSSAISRILGLIRNGLLAGYFGTKTEANIYLAAFRIPDLVYNVLIVGGLAVAFLPLFSEYFTKNKEKAWEMTNYVLNIFLFLLILTSLVLFFLAPQLMEIIVPGFSPQDRALTVVLARIMFLSPIFFGMSNIFSGILQYFNRFLVYSLAPILYNLGIIFGILFFYPTFGLLGLAYGVILGAFCHWLVQIPAAINSGFSYRFLFDFKYPAIKKIFYLMIPRTFTVAAQQINLLVITAIASTIAGGIAIFNYANDFQYFPIGIIAIPFAIAVFPTLSKAWASNDKEKFLEQFSLAFRHILFLIIPISLLMFILRAQIIRLVLGTLGPQEFDWPATKLTAACLGLFSIGIFALAFIHLISRAFFSMQDTKTPTLIAVGAVILNIILSFNFVRLLKFPNFIQDFLRAILKLEGMENISVTGLPLAFSLSVIFQFILLLFFFYKKIGDIKLIEIWRSLSKIIIASILMILFTYFTLYFSANFVNTKTVFGLSLQTVLAGAVGGFVYILITFLLKSPEFETFKYSILRQFQSKS; encoded by the coding sequence ATGTTTAATCGGATTTTTAATTCTCAAACTAAAACCGTTACCTTTGCTGCCATTTTAATCGGTCTTTCTTCGGCAATCAGTCGAATTTTAGGACTTATTCGAAATGGGCTTTTGGCTGGTTACTTTGGAACAAAAACTGAGGCAAATATTTATTTAGCCGCCTTTAGAATCCCTGATTTAGTTTATAATGTTTTAATTGTTGGTGGACTGGCGGTTGCCTTTTTACCATTGTTTTCAGAATATTTTACTAAAAATAAAGAAAAAGCCTGGGAAATGACAAACTACGTTTTAAATATTTTTTTGTTTCTCCTTATTTTAACTTCACTGGTACTCTTTTTTTTAGCCCCCCAGTTAATGGAAATTATTGTTCCTGGCTTTTCTCCTCAAGATAGAGCCTTAACTGTTGTTTTGGCTAGAATAATGTTTTTAAGCCCGATTTTCTTTGGGATGTCAAATATCTTTTCTGGAATTCTGCAGTATTTTAATCGATTCCTTGTTTATTCGTTAGCTCCTATTTTGTATAATCTGGGAATTATTTTTGGGATTTTGTTTTTTTATCCAACCTTTGGTCTTTTAGGCTTAGCTTATGGAGTAATTTTAGGAGCTTTTTGTCACTGGCTAGTTCAGATTCCGGCGGCTATAAATTCTGGTTTTTCATATAGGTTTCTTTTTGATTTTAAGTATCCGGCTATAAAAAAGATTTTTTATTTAATGATCCCTCGAACCTTCACTGTCGCTGCTCAACAAATAAACCTTTTGGTAATTACTGCTATTGCCTCAACGATCGCTGGTGGGATTGCTATTTTTAATTATGCAAATGATTTTCAGTATTTTCCTATTGGAATAATTGCTATTCCTTTTGCCATTGCTGTTTTTCCAACTCTTTCTAAGGCTTGGGCTAGTAATGACAAAGAAAAATTTTTAGAACAATTTTCTTTGGCCTTTCGACATATTCTTTTTTTAATTATTCCAATTTCACTCTTAATGTTTATTTTAAGAGCTCAGATAATTAGATTAGTTTTAGGGACCTTAGGGCCCCAGGAATTTGATTGGCCAGCCACTAAATTGACCGCTGCCTGTCTTGGACTTTTTTCTATTGGAATTTTTGCCCTGGCTTTTATTCATTTGATTTCCCGGGCCTTCTTTTCCATGCAAGACACTAAAACTCCTACTTTAATTGCTGTCGGAGCGGTTATTTTAAATATTATTTTGAGTTTTAATTTTGTCCGGCTTTTAAAATTTCCTAACTTTATTCAGGATTTCCTGAGGGCAATCTTAAAATTAGAGGGAATGGAAAATATATCAGTTACTGGATTACCCTTAGCCTTCTCTTTGAGTGTTATCTTTCAGTTTATTTTGCTTTTATTTTTCTTTTATAAAAAAATCGGTGATATAAAATTAATAGAAATTTGGCGCTCTCTTTCAAAAATTATTATAGCTAGTATTTTAATGATCCTTTTCACTTATTTTACTCTTTATTTTTCAGCCAATTTTGTTAACACCAAAACAGTCTTTGGGCTTTCCCTTCAGACGGTTTTAGCTGGGGCAGTGGGTGGTTTTGTTTATATTTTAATCACTTTTCTTTTAAAATCACCGGAATTTGAAACCTTTAAATATTCGATTTTAAGACAATTTCAAAGCAAATCATGA
- a CDS encoding ribonuclease HI family protein, translating to MKKIIIYIDGGSRGNPGPAAIGALFCNEKGQMIKKYSQYLGENFTNNEAEYLACISALKKFKALFGKKLAKNSEIELRSDSELLVKQLRGQFKILDSKIQPLFLKAWNLKIDFKKVKFKLISREKNKEADRLVNEALNIRAKTQKLV from the coding sequence ATGAAAAAGATAATAATTTACATCGACGGAGGTTCCAGGGGTAATCCTGGGCCGGCGGCCATTGGAGCTTTGTTTTGTAATGAAAAGGGTCAGATGATAAAAAAATACTCTCAGTATTTGGGTGAGAATTTTACAAATAACGAGGCTGAGTATTTAGCTTGCATTTCTGCTTTGAAAAAATTTAAGGCTCTTTTTGGAAAAAAATTAGCCAAAAACTCAGAAATCGAATTAAGATCAGATTCAGAGCTTTTAGTAAAACAATTGCGAGGTCAATTCAAAATTTTAGATTCAAAAATTCAACCTCTTTTTTTAAAAGCCTGGAACCTAAAAATTGATTTTAAAAAAGTTAAATTTAAACTCATTTCTCGAGAAAAAAATAAAGAGGCCGATAGGCTGGTAAATGAAGCTCTCAATATTCGAGCAAAGACTCAGAAATTAGTCTAA
- a CDS encoding DHH family phosphoesterase: MEIKNLKKAAQRIIVAIKSKEKIILYGDADLDGVSSVLILKETLKTLGGEIPAIYFPDREKEGYGLNVKALNYLKNEAPSLLITLDCGIGNFEEIKLAKKLGFEVIIVDHHQVLNKIPQASIVVDPKQKGDEYPFKELANAAIAFKLSQALLGKKLTQSLKENFLELVALATIADQMPRIEENQIFIEEGIRSLRNSWRPGLRAFLKINLLKSCKNFQEFIQRIISSLNTADVKNHLTGAYLLLTQKDEETAEYLVKGLLEKSSQRKVRIREINREVEERILKKSEEIVFEGASDWSLTLLGPVASRICQKYKKPTFLFQKGQKESQGAVRIPQGLDGVKAMGTCPEILETYGGHPPACGFRIKNENLEQFKKRLIEYFSKR, encoded by the coding sequence GTGGAAATTAAAAATTTAAAAAAAGCAGCCCAAAGGATAATAGTTGCAATTAAGTCGAAAGAAAAAATCATCCTTTATGGAGATGCTGATTTAGATGGAGTATCCTCAGTCCTTATTTTAAAAGAAACTCTCAAAACTCTGGGCGGAGAAATTCCCGCTATTTATTTTCCTGACCGAGAAAAAGAAGGATATGGATTAAATGTTAAAGCTCTAAATTATTTAAAAAATGAAGCCCCTAGTTTGCTAATTACCTTAGATTGTGGAATCGGAAATTTTGAGGAAATAAAACTTGCTAAAAAATTGGGATTTGAGGTAATTATTGTTGATCATCACCAAGTTTTAAATAAAATTCCCCAGGCTTCTATTGTCGTTGATCCAAAACAAAAAGGTGATGAGTATCCTTTTAAAGAACTGGCCAATGCCGCAATTGCTTTTAAGCTTTCCCAGGCTCTCTTAGGAAAAAAATTAACTCAGTCTTTAAAAGAAAATTTCCTTGAACTCGTTGCTTTAGCCACTATCGCCGATCAGATGCCCAGAATTGAAGAGAATCAGATTTTCATTGAAGAAGGAATTAGGTCTCTTAGAAATAGTTGGCGACCGGGATTGAGGGCTTTTTTGAAAATAAATTTACTTAAAAGTTGTAAAAATTTCCAAGAATTTATTCAAAGAATTATTTCTTCTTTAAATACCGCCGATGTTAAAAATCACCTTACCGGAGCTTATTTACTTTTAACTCAAAAAGACGAAGAAACAGCGGAATATTTGGTTAAAGGTCTCCTTGAAAAAAGTTCTCAACGCAAAGTCAGAATCAGAGAGATAAATAGAGAAGTTGAGGAAAGGATTTTGAAAAAATCAGAAGAAATAGTTTTTGAAGGAGCATCTGACTGGTCATTAACTTTACTTGGTCCAGTTGCTTCCAGAATCTGCCAGAAATATAAAAAGCCGACCTTCCTTTTTCAGAAGGGCCAAAAAGAAAGTCAAGGAGCAGTAAGGATACCTCAAGGACTTGATGGAGTCAAAGCGATGGGCACTTGTCCAGAAATTTTAGAGACCTATGGTGGTCATCCACCGGCCTGTGGTTTCAGAATAAAAAATGAAAACTTAGAACAATTTAAAAAACGCCTAATTGAATATTTCTCTAAAAGGTGA